In a single window of the Arachis hypogaea cultivar Tifrunner chromosome 6, arahy.Tifrunner.gnm2.J5K5, whole genome shotgun sequence genome:
- the LOC112755708 gene encoding protein WVD2-like 5, translating to MDPNNLSPDDGVEKVHQNGAFEEPEKQENGIALNDVDHSVTQNTEAASPTENSNQHDSITTDDSSTRENEESNDYMRGNNVTNSKEEESKAKDQTQQSKARKAPVKNNNTKAPSSRGVHSSSVRRGKDGKAEETTSAVSNGASARPRQPAKTRSFNDRQNQSSKHSSKSEAASSEIPTENTKTKSVKKGPSEKAHGETESSVGAEDDKPRRVGTLPNYGFSFKCGERAERRKEFYTKLEEKIHQKEVEKSNMQAKSKETQEAEIKMLRKSLTFKATPMPSFYQEPPPPKVELKKIPTTRAKSPKLGRKKGSINPDSDGNTSSSSQQGRLSLDEKASQGKLTKETVPVEQKKPPRKSLPTRLASERIRPSNSTAATTKSKVVKGDKTLPSATKKDTNSSSATAGEEKVKVATKNEENTTSISGNIEALPPRAVPSDDPDEAELQVNGDIEVEENPQLMQKPITAEH from the exons ATGGATCCAAATAACCTTTCACCTGATGATGGGGTAGAAAAGGTCCACCAAAATGGTGCTTTTGAGGAACCTGAAAAACAAGAGAATGGCATCGCTTTGAATGATGTAGACCACAGTGTCACCCAAAATACAGAAGCTGCGTCTCCAACTGAAAATTCCAACCAGCATGATAGCATTACAACTGATGACTCATCTACGAGAGAAAATGAAGAATCTAATGACTACATGAGAGGAAATAATGTTACCAATTCAAAG GAAGAGGAATCGAAAGCCAAAGACCAAACACAGCAATCAAAAGCACGGAAGGCTCCTGTGAAGAATAACAATACCAAAGCACCAAGTTCCAGAGGTGTACATTCTAGTTCGGTGAGAAGGGGAAAAGATGGAAAAGCTGAAGAGACCACATCTGCTGTTTCAAATGGTGCTTCAGCTCGTCCACGACAGCCTGCTAAAACCAGGTCATTTAATGATCGGCAGAATCAATCGTCCAAG CACTCTTCAAAATCCGAAGCAGCATCTTCTGAGATACCAAC GGAGAATACAAAAACAAAATCAGTGAAAAAGGGACCCTCTGAGAAAGCTCACGGAGAAACAGAATCTTCAGT CGGTGCAGAAGATGACAAACCACGTAGGGTGGGGACACTTCCGAACTATGGATTCAGTTTCAAGTGTGGTGAGCGAGCTGAGagaagaaaagag TTTTACACCAAACTTGaggaaaagattcatcaaaaggAGGTGGAGAAGAGTAACATGCAAGCAAAATCCAAG GAGACTCAAGAAGCCGAGATTAAGATGCTTAGGAAGAGTCTAACATTTAAAGCAACTCCAATGCCAAGTTTCTACCAGGAGCCTCCTCCTCCTAAGGTGGAGCTCAAGAag ATACCAACTACAAGAGCAAAATCCCCCAAGCTTGGTCGGAAAAAGGGCTCAATAAATCCAGACTCAGATGGAAATACTAGCAGCAGTTCTCAACAGGGTCGGTTAAGTCTGGACGAGAAGGCATCTCAGGGTAAATTGACTAAAGAAACTGTTCCAGTTGAGCAAAAGAAACCGCCAAGGAAATCTCTTCCTACTCGACTAGCTTCTGAAAGGATACGACCTTCCAATTCAACAGCTGCAACAACTAAATCTAAGGTGGTGAAGGGCGATAAGACCTTGCCTAGTGCAACAAAAAAAGATACCAACTCATCTAGTGCTACTGCCGGAGAGGAGAAAGTTAAGGTGGCTACAAAAAATGAAGAGAATACTACTTCAATCAGTGGGAACATTGAAGCTCTACCTCCTAGGGCAGTCCCTTCTGACGATCCAGATGAAGCAGAACTTCAGGTAAATGGTGATATAGAAGTTGAAGAGAACCCTCAGCTCATGCAAAAACCGATCACAGCTGAGCATTAA